A genomic segment from Sulfitobacter mediterraneus encodes:
- a CDS encoding ABC transporter permease, with protein sequence MEPLTWTGSLSGLNIIFTAVLVLLVLGIVGQILISFVPQSDTRAVAGDGTLASNQGASGFINMVVNYLFYATVGLALIYLVLGIVMGTGAGIIGGMARQLLPVWTALIVTFVLSITFKRNLGLYGKLFDSTVGMIGFAIVMFWVFTGIMGGVFDLLVTHDSLSQVSGMKNKLPGTPLRGAEEGDYQWFLLGGDNLARDVFSRLIKGSWVVVKIAPFATLFAFMVGITLGLPAGYYGGRLDTILSFLANLILAFPVILLFYLLVTPEIVLTGIPNYMALFLFIFPLVFLAILLNSRFYTQPSFRTPLLIVVLGGGAWLYLSMVSSNGTIVETPNYSIPGIPAALDLFDIGSGILVVFVSVVFVNSPTVFRIVRGLALDIKTRDYVAAAQTRGEGPWYIMLWEILPNARGPLIVDFCLRIGYTTILLGTLGFFGLGLESESPDWGSTINSGRRLLSLYPHAAIAPALSLLSLVLGLNLLADGLREESLRD encoded by the coding sequence ATGGAACCTTTGACATGGACGGGCTCTTTGAGTGGGCTGAATATCATCTTTACTGCGGTGCTGGTCCTGCTGGTGCTGGGAATCGTCGGGCAAATCCTGATTTCCTTTGTGCCGCAATCTGACACCCGCGCCGTGGCCGGTGACGGCACTTTGGCCAGCAATCAGGGCGCCAGCGGCTTTATCAACATGGTCGTGAACTACCTGTTCTATGCCACCGTGGGGCTGGCGTTGATCTATCTGGTGCTAGGCATCGTGATGGGCACCGGCGCAGGTATCATCGGCGGCATGGCCCGGCAGCTTTTGCCGGTCTGGACCGCCCTGATCGTAACCTTCGTGTTGTCGATCACCTTCAAACGGAACCTCGGCCTTTATGGCAAGCTGTTTGACAGCACCGTAGGCATGATCGGGTTTGCGATCGTGATGTTCTGGGTGTTCACCGGCATTATGGGCGGTGTGTTTGACCTTCTGGTGACGCATGACAGCCTGAGCCAGGTGTCGGGCATGAAGAACAAATTGCCCGGAACGCCCCTGCGCGGCGCAGAAGAGGGTGACTACCAGTGGTTCCTGCTGGGCGGTGACAACCTTGCACGGGATGTCTTTAGCCGCCTGATCAAGGGCTCGTGGGTGGTTGTGAAAATCGCGCCCTTTGCGACGCTCTTTGCCTTTATGGTCGGGATCACACTGGGCCTGCCTGCCGGATACTATGGCGGCCGCCTGGACACGATCCTGAGCTTTCTGGCCAACCTGATCCTCGCGTTCCCGGTGATCTTGCTGTTCTACCTGCTGGTGACACCCGAGATCGTGCTGACCGGTATCCCGAACTATATGGCGCTGTTCCTGTTCATCTTCCCACTGGTGTTCCTGGCGATCTTGCTGAACTCGCGGTTCTACACGCAGCCAAGTTTCCGCACACCGCTTCTGATTGTGGTGTTGGGGGGTGGCGCGTGGCTCTACCTGTCGATGGTGTCCAGCAATGGCACGATTGTGGAGACACCCAACTATTCCATCCCCGGTATTCCGGCGGCGCTGGACTTGTTTGACATCGGATCTGGTATCCTCGTGGTGTTTGTGTCGGTGGTGTTTGTGAACTCGCCCACCGTGTTTCGTATCGTGCGCGGTCTCGCGCTGGATATCAAAACCCGTGACTATGTGGCGGCGGCGCAAACCCGTGGTGAAGGACCATGGTATATCATGCTGTGGGAGATCCTGCCCAACGCACGTGGGCCGCTGATCGTCGATTTCTGTCTGCGGATTGGCTATACCACCATCCTGCTTGGCACCCTGGGCTTCTTTGGTCTGGGTCTGGAATCGGAAAGCCCGGATTGGGGCAGCACGATCAACTCAGGCCGGCGTCTGTTGTCGCTGTATCCGCACGCGGCCATCGCGCCCGCGCTTTCGCTGCTCAGCCTCGTCCTGGGTCTGAACCTGTTGGCGGATGGTCTGCGCGAAGAAAGCCTGCGCGACTGA
- a CDS encoding ABC transporter permease, with protein MGLFILRRLGVMILTALCLTFIVFWLTNLYPNLEKLAKTQGNFRMSDEAVSSYLGDRGYLQPMPVKFGQWLGVMPGWVTEKDEGKTFGRCFSEGTPEAERPTRCGILQGDWGFSTVFKDEVGSTLMTRLALTGKLMFWVLMLMVPSALIVGVLAGMREGSKLDRSLSTFSIATTATPEYVSGVIFIAVLASSKFGVSPILAEWGWIDGKTLFFGSATKAMDDANFWNFFLPVLTISLYGMGYIARMTRASMTEVMTAQYIRTARLKGVKFSDIVLKHALRNALIAPFTVIMLQIPWLLNGVVIVETLFNYKGFGWLLVQAASNNDIELLLAVSVVSVVVVLVTQLISDIGYVYLNPRIRIS; from the coding sequence ATGGGACTATTTATTCTGCGCCGCCTGGGCGTGATGATACTGACGGCACTTTGCCTGACGTTCATCGTGTTCTGGCTTACAAATCTTTATCCAAACCTCGAAAAACTGGCCAAGACACAAGGCAACTTCCGGATGTCGGACGAAGCTGTGTCGTCTTATCTGGGTGACCGCGGCTATCTACAGCCGATGCCGGTCAAATTTGGTCAATGGCTGGGCGTGATGCCCGGCTGGGTGACTGAGAAGGACGAAGGCAAAACCTTCGGGCGCTGCTTTTCAGAAGGCACACCAGAGGCCGAGCGGCCCACCCGCTGCGGAATTCTGCAAGGCGACTGGGGGTTTTCTACCGTTTTCAAAGATGAGGTCGGATCGACCCTGATGACCCGGCTGGCGTTGACGGGCAAATTGATGTTCTGGGTTTTGATGTTGATGGTGCCATCGGCGCTGATTGTCGGGGTTCTGGCAGGGATGCGCGAGGGGTCCAAGCTGGACCGCTCGCTTTCGACCTTCTCGATCGCGACGACGGCCACGCCTGAATATGTATCCGGCGTTATCTTTATCGCGGTTCTGGCGTCATCGAAATTCGGCGTGTCGCCGATCCTGGCTGAATGGGGCTGGATCGACGGCAAGACGCTGTTCTTTGGCTCTGCCACCAAGGCGATGGACGATGCCAATTTCTGGAACTTTTTCCTGCCGGTGCTGACCATTTCGCTTTACGGGATGGGCTATATCGCGCGGATGACGCGGGCTTCGATGACCGAGGTGATGACAGCGCAATATATCCGGACCGCGCGCCTTAAGGGTGTGAAGTTCTCCGATATCGTACTCAAACACGCGCTGCGCAACGCGCTGATCGCCCCGTTCACGGTGATCATGTTGCAAATCCCGTGGCTGCTGAACGGTGTGGTCATCGTTGAGACCCTGTTCAACTACAAGGGTTTTGGCTGGCTTCTGGTGCAGGCGGCATCGAACAACGACATTGAATTGCTTTTGGCGGTCTCTGTTGTTTCTGTTGTGGTGGTTCTGGTGACCCAGCTGATTTCCGATATCGGCTATGTTTACCTCAACCCACGCATTCGCATTTCTTAA
- a CDS encoding dipeptide ABC transporter ATP-binding protein, producing MVKDAYDGPILEIDKLSISFFTRLREIPAVMDFSATVQPGEALGLVGESGCGKSTVALGVMQDLGKNGRIVGGSIKFKGRDLGEMSDDELRDIRGSEIAMIYQEPMASLNPAMKIGKQLMEVPMIHAGMNEKDAYDRALQVVTDVKLPDPKRILNAYPHQLSGGQQQRIVIAMALMSEPSLLILDEPTTALDVTVEAAVVELVKELGTKYGTSMLFISHNLGLVLETCDRICVMYSGEAVERGSIEDVFDEMQHPYTQALFRSIPLPGADKNARPLVAIPGNFPLPHERPPGCNFGPRCDYFEAGRCDQGYIPMQNVAGNDRHSTRCLKFEEIDWKAPLELAEVKTKGDVGKVVLKMDKLKKYYQVAANAMFGGGDTKVVKANEELSFEARESETLAIVGESGCGKSTFAKVLMGLETATEGQILLDGVNIGDVPIEDRTTKNVADVQMVFQNPFDTLNPSMTVGRQIIRALEIFKVGKNEAERRQRMLELLDLVKLPREFADRMPRQLSGGQKQRVGIARAFAGDARIVVADEPVSALDVSVQAAVTDLLMEIQREQKTTLLFISHDLSIVRYLSDRVMVMYLGHVVELGSTDQVFSPPYHPYTEALLSAVPIADTSVKKKHIVLEGDIPSAMNPPPGCPFQTRCRWKSEVPDGLCEREVPPIREMADGHQVKCHLSDQKFSEMEPVIEVGVAAE from the coding sequence ATGGTAAAAGATGCATATGACGGTCCAATTCTGGAGATCGACAAGCTTTCGATTTCGTTTTTCACAAGGCTGCGGGAAATCCCTGCGGTGATGGATTTTTCCGCGACGGTTCAGCCCGGTGAGGCGCTGGGACTTGTGGGCGAATCCGGCTGCGGCAAATCCACAGTGGCGCTGGGCGTGATGCAGGATCTGGGCAAGAACGGCCGCATTGTCGGCGGTTCGATCAAGTTCAAGGGCCGCGATCTGGGCGAGATGAGCGATGACGAGTTGCGCGACATTCGCGGCTCCGAGATCGCGATGATCTATCAAGAACCGATGGCGAGCCTCAATCCGGCAATGAAGATCGGCAAGCAGTTGATGGAAGTGCCGATGATCCACGCCGGCATGAACGAGAAGGACGCCTATGACCGCGCCTTGCAGGTGGTTACGGATGTGAAACTGCCCGATCCGAAACGGATCCTGAATGCCTATCCGCACCAGCTGTCGGGTGGCCAGCAGCAGCGGATCGTGATCGCGATGGCGTTGATGTCAGAACCGTCCCTATTGATCCTGGACGAGCCGACGACGGCGCTTGACGTGACGGTTGAGGCAGCTGTCGTGGAGCTGGTCAAGGAACTGGGCACAAAGTACGGCACATCGATGCTGTTTATCAGTCACAACCTTGGTCTGGTGCTTGAGACCTGTGACCGGATCTGCGTGATGTATTCCGGCGAGGCGGTCGAACGGGGCTCTATCGAGGATGTGTTCGACGAGATGCAGCACCCCTATACGCAGGCGCTGTTCCGGTCGATTCCGCTGCCCGGTGCGGACAAGAATGCCCGTCCCCTTGTGGCCATTCCCGGTAACTTTCCCCTGCCCCATGAACGCCCGCCAGGATGTAACTTTGGCCCGCGCTGCGATTATTTCGAGGCGGGGCGTTGTGATCAGGGCTACATCCCGATGCAGAATGTCGCGGGCAATGATCGTCATTCCACGCGCTGTTTGAAATTCGAGGAGATCGACTGGAAAGCGCCATTGGAACTGGCAGAGGTCAAAACCAAAGGTGATGTCGGCAAGGTTGTCCTGAAGATGGACAAGCTGAAAAAATATTACCAGGTGGCAGCCAATGCGATGTTTGGCGGCGGTGACACCAAGGTGGTCAAGGCCAACGAAGAGTTGAGTTTTGAGGCGCGCGAATCCGAAACGCTGGCGATTGTGGGCGAATCCGGTTGCGGCAAGTCCACCTTTGCAAAGGTTCTGATGGGTCTTGAGACCGCCACCGAGGGCCAGATCTTGCTGGATGGCGTGAATATTGGCGATGTGCCTATCGAGGACCGCACCACCAAGAATGTCGCCGATGTCCAGATGGTGTTCCAGAACCCGTTTGACACGCTCAACCCGTCGATGACCGTGGGCCGGCAGATCATCCGCGCGCTGGAGATCTTCAAGGTTGGCAAGAACGAAGCCGAGCGGCGCCAGCGGATGCTGGAACTGCTCGATCTGGTGAAACTGCCGCGCGAGTTTGCCGATCGGATGCCACGGCAGCTGTCCGGTGGTCAAAAGCAACGTGTGGGTATCGCCCGCGCCTTTGCCGGGGATGCGCGGATTGTTGTGGCGGATGAGCCGGTGTCGGCGCTTGACGTGTCCGTGCAGGCCGCGGTGACAGATCTGTTGATGGAGATCCAGCGCGAGCAAAAGACCACCTTGCTGTTTATCAGCCACGACTTGTCAATTGTGCGCTATCTCAGCGACCGGGTCATGGTGATGTATCTGGGCCATGTGGTTGAGCTGGGCAGCACCGATCAGGTGTTCTCGCCGCCCTATCACCCCTATACCGAGGCTTTGCTGTCTGCGGTGCCGATTGCCGATACCTCAGTCAAGAAAAAGCACATCGTGCTTGAGGGCGACATTCCATCCGCAATGAACCCGCCACCGGGTTGCCCGTTCCAGACGCGGTGCCGCTGGAAATCGGAGGTGCCGGACGGGCTTTGTGAACGCGAGGTTCCGCCCATTCGGGAGATGGCTGACGGGCATCAGGTCAAGTGCCACCTGAGCGATCAAAAGTTCTCAGAGATGGAGCCGGTAATCGAAGTGGGAGTCGCGGCAGAATAA